The window TTTAGTTACAACTTGTGTGGTCTTCCCTCTTTAGTCCATCCTTGAGCTGGGCTGTGTAATGTTTAGTTTTAACAATCTGGAGTATTTTTGTGCGAGTGAGACTGGACAGAAGTGAAAACCCACTCGTGTCACCCTCAACAATTAAACTGTGGCCAGATCACTGTACAGAGCCTTACTGCGGCTTTTTACTGTccacccagtgtgtgtgtctctgtgtgtgtatcctgtGAAGTGACTTTGGAACAGAAAAAGTTCTATATTTAGAACAGGGAttggaggggggcgggggggggggggggggggggggtaatgcTGTAATGCTTGAATGAgtcagtgcttgtgtgtgccAGGCCCTGTGGAGTATTTTTGTCCTGTGGACCCTCATACATCATAATGACCAATGACCTGGGATTGGATTAATTTAAAGGTTTAATTCATTATTACATGCATATAGacttataaaacattaaaatcatttaTGTTGGCTTTGTATTAGAGTGGAGTAAGCAAGATTAGACACTGCCTCTGGGTAACACAGCTGGCTAATGTGTGGTCTGGCTCTGCCACACTCAGCAGTCTGAGTGGCCTCATAACCAGCAGAAGCCCTgcctgcagaaaaacactgcatctCAGAGGGAAGTGTTGGAGGTGTGGTGAAATTTAAATTGGTGGTCTATACAGATCAAATTTCTGAGTGATCCATACAGATACTTTTGATGCTGCTAGTTAATCCTCTTTAACCATTTGACTACCAAAATATGCCTTGGATTGTATTTATTTCTGACAcatcatttaataataataataataatacatcaaatttgtatATTGCTTTTCCGGACACTCAAAGACGCTGAACAATGGaaacaacagtaataataacaataataataataacaatagcaACAACAATAGCAGTAATGGTGTAATGGCTCAAGGGAACGCCAGTTTAAACAGGTGGGTTTTGAGCTGGGATTGGAAGGTCTGTAATGAATCTGAGTTTCTGATGTGTTGAGGGAGAGAGTTCCAGAGGGTCGTGGCAGCAGAGGCGAAGGCTCGGCCCCCCAGGGTTTGGTGATTGGGGCCAGGATGTTGGGATCCACTGTGTGAAGATGGAGAAGATCGGTGAGGTGGTGGGGGCAAGGTTGTTGAGGTCTTTGTAGGTGATGAGGAGGAGTTTGTATTGGATGCGGTATTGGACATGGAGCCAGTGGAGCTGTTTGATGTGGTCTCTGGAGCGAGTATGGAGGTTGGTAGAGGGAAGTCCGCAGAGaatgtagtagtagtagtcaAGTCTGGAGGTTATGAAGGTGTGAGTGAGTATTTCAGCagtggagtgagagagggaggggtgaagACGGGTGATGTTGTGTAGGTGGAAGAATGATGTCCTGGTGATGTTACCGATGTGGGATTTGAAAGTGAGAGTGATTGTTGCCTGACTAAAGCCATCTCCAAAACAGCAGTCCAGTCATAGCTTGGCAGTGACACCTATTGTAGGCATTGCAGGTCTGTCGGTCCTTGGATTTTTCAGCATGCTGCACAGGTGTACATGAGGCCCCATTATTGTGAGACTTACGCTAAAGACTTCCTCAAGCAGTTTCTGCAATGATGAAATTTAAATCCACAGTTGATACAGATTATAGTGTAATCCATACAGATAAGGTTGTGTCTTTTAACTGCTAAAACCAGAAATACAAAAGTGTAAGGAAGAGAGGTTTTTCTCTgaagagagcagagcagtgtaCATTTTCGAGTACTTTGTAGTTTGCACAACACAATTAATTTTCCTCATGGCCTTTGTGCCCTGGTCTTATCTGATAAGTGTGCAGCAGGGTGTTTTCTACGGCCCCAAAAAATCGTATTCTTGAGAATAGCCATTACcattcatttctgttctgtttgatattcTCCACTGTACAGGGAGTGTTTGTATATCTCAGTGGAGAAGTAAGTGCCTGTGAGTGAactaaagaaacacagagatgaggaTGTACAGAGAGTGAGAGCTTCTCTGGCAGCAGTGGAGTGGTGCTGTAATTTGGCTCACAGTGTAGAGAGAGCTCAGATGAGGTGATGGATAGATACTATAGGAGAAGCCTCCCTGGGGATACTCAACAGAGAACTCTTGGATAGTGTGAATACATGATAGCCCCCTCCCATGCCCACCCCCcactttcacttttattgtcCTCTACAATCAGAACGAGAACATCCACAGGTCTTTGTCTTAGTGGAAATGGACATGAATCAAAATTTCCCCAATATTGGTAAATCTAATGAGCTGAGGGGTGAAGTATTAAAATATCTGGGTTTAAGAGCAAAACTGTCatagttgtagtagtagtagtacctTTCTCCATTATTCAGTGTGTTAACAtgcacaaaaagggggggtggAGTCAGCCTATTGGTTAAggtggttaaggttaaggtGCGTATCACATTGCCACAACCTCAGCGCCTCGGTCCTTGGTCAGGGAACCCTCAGAGCAtgccatccctctctctctgcccttgtCTCTCTCTAGACTGTTAACTGTTAAGACAGTTACTCCGTGTGATCAGCTTATGCAGGAAATCTGCCATCATGTTTACATGCTCTGTGGTATCCTGCTGTGGTAttctcccccaccccccagacTATTTCAGCTATTTTGCTACTATGGCCTGGAGTATTGGGAACAGTAGATTGCTGGAAAATCTTACCTTAAGGTCTACTCTCTAGCTGTTTTGTATGGCGTTTACTTAGTTGTTACTGAATTTTTGGAAGGTCATAAAGTTCATCTCCttacaactgagcaaactccatctgctgctgaaaactgtgGACCTTGGATATTTTTGTCCAATATGGATTAGTTATATTACTTATTTAGTTTTAATGAATTTTGGATGGCACTATTTCAATTATGATGAGGATTTGTTTGTAGGACATTTAAGAAATCAGGTTTAATCTGAATGTCTACTGTTACATGGAAGTGCATGTATTGAAACTTTAATGGATATATAGTTACTATGACTAACAGGGCAGAGCTGAGCTTTCAAAAACAGACTATAAACCtgtttttgaaattaaaaaaaaaatctgaatgcCCCTTTCCAGGTCATGGAGGTGTCCAAATACATGTAAAAGCCTCAATGCATGCACCCTTAAAATAACAGATATGCATCTATACAGTACACAATGCAATACAGACTGACTTGTACATACAGTTGTGTTCAAAATAATAgcagtgtgtttaaaaatgtgagtAAAGCTCAAACTCCTCTTTATAGCTTTTATTTCCATACACGCAAATGCATTGGGAACACTGCACATTCTGTTCCAAAtcaaaacatgaagaaaaatgtattaaatttgtTATTACTTTacagaaagtgaagaaaaagtAATATTAGGCTGTTCAAAAAATagcagtgtttacatttttctttacaaactCAAGTATTTACTGTATAAACTGAAAAATGCTTGAAGATTTAGCTTTCCTTTGTATCATTGAACTAATATTTAGTTGTATAACCACTGTTTCTGAGAACCGCTTCACATCTGTGTTGCATGGAGTTGACCAACTTCTGGCACATATGAACAGGTATTTCAGCCCAGGACAATTGGACTACATTTCACAGTTCTTCTGCGTTTTTTGGTTTTGCCTCAGAAACAGCATTTTTCTGGCCTCACCCCACAAATTTTCTATTGGATTAAGGTCTGGGGATTGGGCTGGCCACTCCATAACATTAATCTTGTTGGTCTTAAACCAAGATGCTGCTTGCTTACTGGTGTGTTTGGGGTCGTTGTCTTGTTGAAACACCCATTTCAAGCACATTTCCTGCATAAGGCATAATGACCACTTCAAGTATTCTGATGTATTCAAACTGATCCATGATCACTGGTATACAATAAATAGGCCCGACACCATAGTACACACTAAAAAATTGAGGGACAGGAATGGACCTAAAAAGGTACAAATGCTTTGTCGCTCCAGCTGTACCCTACAAGAGTACAGCATTGTACCCTTGACAACAGGTAGCTTTTTGTACCTTCTTGTCTGTACCTATAAAAGAACATTTCTGTACCTATGGAGACAAAAATGTACCTTCATGCCCTAGTCCAAAACTGTACCAATTCAAAAGGTACAAATGGGTACCTAATGGGGTACCGCTGGAGCAACATGCCAATTGGTACCTTCATGACTCACAAACATGCCTGTAAATTTAGACAAAAATCTTTATTGATCAAAATTTAACAATTtacattaacaataaaaataattgtgcacattttcaattttcagtgtATTTGATGAATGTATTGTTACAACGTTTCCTAAATGCCAgcacaatacaaaaaaacatcacatgaaGCCTAACTGCATGCATCAGGAAGCAATTTACTAcattactgaaacaaaaaattCATTTCATAACATGCTACAATACAAAGAAAGTAGTTTTCTTAGGCTTACACACAAAATGTTGGATGCAAAAACTAGTAGAGAACTTCAACAAAACAGGATATTTTGTGTGAAGATAACATTAAAACCCAACTTGTAGATGTGTTTTCAAATCCTTAAGAGCTTAAACTAAAAACTGAAGGCATCAGGCCCAATGAGCCGTTCATTTATCAGTCTTAAAGGCAAAACACTCAAGCAGTTCAAAACACATCCACCTATCCTGACGCTTATTACTGACTTGTTCTCATATTTAGTTGTGTCCCTTTTTACATGTACCATTAATGGCCATATCTAAGCATCAGCATGTCAATTAGCATTTTGGACATATTTGTATTTGACTTCAGTAATATTTGAATACAAAGCACTCAATTTATACACAGTGTCTCAAACCAACATACAAGTTATCATCAACAGTGTAAGTGTCTAGTGATGTGTGGTCCATCTCATCTCCAGGTTTGATCAAAATCCAGTCACTGTCTACTTTAACACGATACGCATGAAAATGCAATTCATAAGACAATGGATGTAAAATTTTACTGCAAAGAAACCACATGGTATCAATGTTAAGAATGTATTTGATCTGCCCGAACATAGGAATTTTTTCCACATGTACAAGGTCTAATGTTAACACATCTCTAACTGCATACTTAACGTTGTCTACAGTCACTTCAGACACACGCTGAATAACTTTTCCTTCAATTCCTACATCACTGAGGTTGCCACTTTCTTTTAAAGCAGTTTGAAGACAAGTGGGTAAAGATAATATTGGTGTTGAAATGCTTCTGCCGGGCACCTTTTCAAAATCACCTAAGATATTGCTCGGTGAAAATTCCCAACATTGTTTGAGCTGGTGGCGATTGCTCAGTGTCACTGTTATGTTTCTAAAATTTCGACAGTTATTAGTAAGACTCTTGAAATATTGATGCTTTCCTTCGAATCTCATACACCAGAGAGAACGGAGAGGACCATACATTAACATAAGTCTTGGATAATGTATAAGATAATGACATTTAGGTGTTAATACAGTTCCAAAAACCTCTGTCATCTCAGAAAGGAATGTGTGCACAAGCAATTCTAAACATGCCAGTTCATCTGTCCTAACTTTATCTGCCATGACAATATCTGCAATATCTCTACATAATAAGAACACATGCCAGTATTTGCTATCAGGAGGAATACGGGGCCCCATTATAAAAGGCAGCAATCTGAAGAGACACCATTTTTGAGCAGCTGTTCCTACAATCCCTGAAGTTTGAAGAACTCGTTCAGACAACAGTACAGGCTTATTGGCCTTGTCATTCTGCCCAACACAAAATTTTTGAAGCTCTTCATTTAGCTCAGATATGGTTATGTGCTTTTGTTTATGTGCTTCACAAATCACACGCTTCATTGTCAGTGGAAAAACTCCCTCTAACAGATCATGCATTATGTCTGGGGGCAAAGACTTAGTCACATCAAAATAACCTAATGCATCAAATGAACTACTACCATGTACACCATACAAGGcagcattttcagtgttttgctggACACATTGGAGATGATATTCATGAACTTCTCTTGTTCTCAAAACATAGCCATGTTCCTGGAATTTGTGATTAATTTCTGAATGGGTTGCCATACAGTAACGACAAATTCGACCTGAATGGAAACACATGCGAAAGCCGCCAATCATGTGAGCTGACAGATTGTCACCTGAGAACGTTGCTAAAGCAGCATAAACTCTGTGTTCTGTTCCACAAACACTTACAATGAAGCCCTCTGTTGAAAGCTGTTTTAGGTCATCAATCAGTGGTTTTAATATGACATCCATACCAAATTGTTTCACATGTGAATAGCGAACTAGCAAAGCTAAGTGAATGTGCTTAAGCTGAGATCGATACTTCCCACCCAAATTTCCAACAGTGTAGTAAAATGCACACAGTTTATACTTAGTTCTCTTGGAACCTAAAGGGTTAACGATTTCAAATTCATCTTCATATAAATGAAGCCTTAAAGCATTTGGATgctctttgaaaaataaatgctcCTTAAAATAAAGGGCATCTCTATAGTCTGTCAGAATATCTTCATCTTGGACTTTGTTATTTTCAGATAGTATTTGATCCCAGACATCTTCATGAGAACAGTATTTCTTTAAAACCTCAGAGATGGGAACATAGGAATAGGTTCCTATTTTGTTACCAAAAGAGTCTTTCAGTGCATAGTGTACAGGTTCTGTATAGTCCATTTTGGCCTTCTGGCCTTTGGTGTTCTTTAATCATGTGTGGGGAACGAACCACTTCACAAACTTTATCAAAGAAATCAGGCGAGTGTAAAACCTGCTGAAGTTCAGGGCACTTTGAAATATCAAAACCACTCTTTTCAAGATGATGAGAGATAAACAAATCATAGTTTTctttgaaaaagcaaaagagaaattTGACATCATCTGTAATCTCTTGTTGAACTGACAAATGTAAaagatttttctctctgcatttaAGAATGAATCCAAACAGATTATCTCTGAAGTCCCCCAGTAGTTTATCTAAATTTGGTTCAACTGTTTGTGGATCAGAAGCACACAGATCAGTCTCAGAATCTTGTTCATCCAGGTACAATGGCTGTTGCCCTACTGTGGACTCATCACTCGGACCATCATTGTTAGACTCAGAAGACCGGAAGACACAGCATCTGTGCTTCCTGTACACATGTTTTCTAAAAGAATGGAACTGGGAAAAAGCTGACTGGCAATCACCTACACCACAGGTGATGCTAAAATTTGGTTCATGTGCATGAACAAGGCCAACATGCTGAATTAACTTCACTAGAGTAAATGTCCTTCGAGTGCACTTTGGGCACTGGTGCAGTTGAGGCATTATGATCTAGCACAAAAGGTTAATCATTCTCAGTACAGTTATTGGCAGGGGCTTGTCTCCATTTTCCACAATACTGACAATGCGTCGCTGAAGAAAAGTCAGAGTGTTTTTCAAGTGTGTTGGGTATGCGatgttgaaaacaaaatacatactGAAAGCTGTTGCGAAGGCTTCATCAAGGTGTACGCACTGACACACTTCGACTCCATCAACTTTCACCACACATGATCCTGTACCAGTAATTGCCATTTTCCAGTCACGATCCTTCACTTGAATGGTTGGATAGGGTGTAGCAGGGTCTCCCtacataaaaaacacagatgagaaaaCCTCTTataacagaacaacaaaactaGTTGCTTTGTGAAGAACTAACAAGAATTACAAGATTTAAGTATATTTCTGTGTAATCCTTAATTGTCGTAAACTTTTGGGCCTACCTCTCCTAAAGTGATGTAGTGTTCAGTCTTTTCTCGGAAGACGGACGGCAACAGGATGAGCCCAGCCCTCAGGTCTATTCCTTGaatgaacagaaatatttatGATCATTTTATCGCAATGTCCAACATATCTGCAGTACATATagtttcacatttattagcATTACCTGGTAGATCTTCAGCCAGGGAATCCTGTCTTGCATCAGTGTACTGCTTTGCCAGTGAAGATCTTCCCTGTGCAATCTTAAGCACATTTGGCAAAACACTGGCAAAGCCCTCCTTGAAGCGATGATAGAAGCCATTTGTTGAAGGGTGAATTCTGTCAACTTCATCAAAAAACTGAAGAACACACATGAGAACATTGTTACTTAAATTAAACTATTGCTGAAAGCAAACATACGACAactctatttttaaaatatagttttaaaaaattctCATCTCCAATAATGTTAAAATCAAGTGATTGATAACACTTCCCAGTAAATCATTCAGGTGTTTTAAGATTAACTCTATTTATTCAGATACAGAAATCTTTGACTGTACTTACTCCAGGCGGTGTCCTTAAAAAAGGGTATTTGTTGATTACATCCTCCACTGGCATTCCTTCCACAATTTCACGTCGTCTCCAACAGAATGTCCGTGCCATGCGATCTTTGACTGTGGACATGTCTGGATGCATCTTCCGATACTCACTTTGTAGCACGCTCACATGGGCCTCAACAGTTGTTGAATCTTCACCAGCATAAATTTCCTTTGGCTTAAGGGTAGAGAAAGATAATGCTCAGAtagtgtgagagacagaaaaatgctgtTAGCCTACACACTCATTGCATCCAAGGTGTTCTGACTAAAAGTATCCACTGAAACAACAATGTGAAACTAAATGTACAGCCATTGGAAGACAATGTAATACAGATATTACagacatttaaatctttttgtaTTCCACTCTCCCTTGAAGATAAATTATGTATATGGAAATGTACTTACAAATGTCAGATTAGCTGGCTTACGACACACACTTGCTGATGCATTGGTagctttaaactgatttttgtgGCCAAACTTCTCCTTCAGCTTTCTGACTTCACTGTCACTAACAAGTGGTGCACGTTCTGCTTTAAATTTTCGCTTTAGAGACATGTGCCAAGTGTGCTggtaaaaagtaaacattttttttattaggcaTATTCAGGAAATGTGTAAAAGTCTAAGTAACCGTATCTATGCATATATTGAGTTtatgtgtgataatatattaaataatacacaaaaagaggaaaaaatgcaaCTTACATAGCCATTCCCCTCCATATCTCTCAGGAAAGGGTATTTAAGGATCAAAGCCTTGGCAACTTGAATGTACTCTGCATTGGTTGGATACCTAGGCACAAAGGCAGAACAAACTCTAGACATACTTCTGCATTTTGATTAAAGACAATTTCACAATCTATGCAGACCACAAACTGCACAGATGCAATATAGAGATGGTGAAGAACAATTACTTACAGGGTGTGTTCTGCCATCATTTCGTACAACACTCTGATAATTTTGTTGCGTAGTTTTGGAACTTTGTGACATGGTTCTTTAGCATCCAGTTTAATTTGGACATCTTTTGGAAAGGTTGGAATGACAGTCACAAGAGGTATTTTCTTGCGAGTTGCTTCTCCACTGCAATGCAATAAGATTACATTAGTGTGACCGCAACTTGAATGTCACCATATCtttatactattttttttaaaccagaaccataaaaatattacaaaaattatataaattttAAATACGAAAATTTCcttaaaaaacacagcagcagcaatagcTAACTCATCCAGGCAGTAGTGAGATTGAACCACGACGGCCTGTTAAGCCTAAAGGGATATACACTTACCTTGGATCAATGGAAGGCAGAGGCTGGGGCTGTGCTGTAGACTGACAGTAGACTTCCACCGGTACTGGTTCTAGTGTAACAACGACCTCACCTTCCTTGTACTGTCGCACAAACTGTTGAAATTTAAGTTGCTTTTTGAACGAACCATCGAAGAGGTATCCAACCATGGCTTCTGTCAGGCCACAATCCACCGTCTCTCCATCCACATCGTTGTCTAAGATacgacacacatgcacacgaacgcacagagagagacagacagacagacacacacacagagcttcgATCACATTGTGCATGCGAAAAACGTATGCAAGACACAGGATAAGAAACGCTATATCCAACCGTAAATGGCAGAAGTCCGCCTAATTTGATGAATGCTTGTTTGATAAACTTAACCTAATATCCGTAACAAATTACCAATACAGTACGTTGAAGTTACTGTAAGAGAACACggtaaaaaacataaatcacttACATGGTCAGCCGTTTGATCAACTTGAGCCCCGTAAAGACTGGACACTAAATCGAAATCTGAACAAGACAAATACCTAGCTCCGCTCTAGTTCAAGTGAAGTTTCTAGGGTGATGTCGCAACCAACCGTTAGGAAAACGGGTTGTGCTAATGACGTCTACAGGGGCTTAATGGGCGCGTCAGTACACCGCGAAGAGAGCCCCTCATTAGAAAAACTACTGAACATTGAAACTATGAAAATGACCGTGATATTTCACTAAAACACTAATACTCAAAAACTGCTGACAAGCGGCTGCCTATCCACCAAAAGAATATGAGAGGCTAGGTGGCATTAGCGAAccattttaaattaatgtacTCCTAGCTATAGGCCAGTCAGAGTTTGCTAGCTAGCAAAAATGTCATGAACAGAAATAATAGGTTTGGTTACTTACCCCTAAATCTTCTCGCTTCTTCTTCGTTAATTTGAATTCCagcttcagttattttttttattagttcaTCAGTAGTGAGACTCGACAAAACTGGAAAACTATCCGCCATGTTCTATTTTCAAGGCCCTTTTCAGTCTGGGCAAAAGGCGGGACTACTGACCCCTACTGGTACCTTTGTTTATTAAAAGTACAATTATGTACCATTTCCTGTCAGCTTTGACTTTGTACctctaaaattaaataaaggtCCACAATAATCACCTTAAGGACAATTTCTGTACTTTGCAGGGAACTTTAATGGCAGAAGTACCTTTTAGGTACAGAAATGATACccccatttctctgtgtgtaggAGAAACATCCAAATATCATGATGCTTGTACCACAATGCTTCACCGTCTTCACAGTGTACTGTGGCTTGATTTTAGTGTTTGGGGGTCGTCTTTCTGGTTTTGGTTGCCATTTTAAAGCATTTGAGATCATTTTAGCTGAGCAGCCTATCATTTTCTGCACTTCTTTGTAAGTTTTCCCCTCTCCAATCAACGTTTTAATCAAAGTACACTGTTCTTCTGAACAATGTCTGGAACAGCCCATTTTACTCagattttcagagagaaatgcaCTATAACCAACATTTGATGCCTTCGTTGTAAATAAGGGCcacctgtttgttattttaattatttttttactttttattattatattatttttattactctACTATACCTACTAATAAATTATTTGCCATGTAGAAATATAATTTCTACCAAAAACAGTGATTCATGTGGTTAGTGATGTTAGACTGATATTATTTTGAACACAATGCATTCTCCTTTGACAACAAGCAGTGTACAAGTGGTTGAAATAAGTGGTGAGACAGGAAAATCAATGTGTAGGCTACAGGGCAGTGAAACTTGAAAAGAGCTAACTCTCCAACATGATCATTGCCTGGAGGAGTCTGTCAGACATACTGTGGACTGCAGGATCCACCTCAGGAATCAGTACTCTACACACAGCTGAACAAGAGTGCAGGAGCAGGCTGATCCTGGCTCTGACACTGCACCTTATGGgctctgacttttttctcttctcctttcaaATGATCTCTTGGCTTAATAGTATTTGCGtcacattttaatgctttttgcAGCAGGTGCCTTctgacattttctgacattttgccTGTTTGTTATAGATTCCTCCAGTAGTCTGTTTGCACAGCGAAGAGGGGCAGCAATAGTATCTGATCCCAGTACGAACTGTATATCCTCACTGGATTCATTTTTACTATGAAATAAACCTTCTCCCCCTGGTGGGTTTACACTGGTCTATTTTTCATAAATACTCTGAATTAG of the Toxotes jaculatrix isolate fToxJac2 chromosome 9, fToxJac2.pri, whole genome shotgun sequence genome contains:
- the LOC121186958 gene encoding uncharacterized protein LOC121186958 isoform X2, encoding MVGYLFDGSFKKQLKFQQFVRQYKEGEVVVTLEPVPVEVYCQSTAQPQPLPSIDPSGEATRKKIPLVTVIPTFPKDVQIKLDAKEPCHKVPKLRNKIIRVLYEMMAEHTLYPTNAEYIQVAKALILKYPFLRDMEGNGYPKEIYAGEDSTTVEAHVSVLQSEYRKMHPDMSTVKDRMARTFCWRRREIVEGMPVEDVINKYPFLRTPPGFFDEVDRIHPSTNGFYHRFKEGFASVLPNVLKIAQGRSSLAKQYTDARQDSLAEDLPGIDLRAGLILLPSVFREKTEHYITLGEGDPATPYPTIQVKDRDWKMAITGTGSCVVKVDGVEVCQCVHLDEAFATAFSMYFVFNIAYPTHLKNTLTFLQRRIVSIVENGDKPLPITVLRMINLLC
- the LOC121186958 gene encoding uncharacterized protein LOC121186958 isoform X1 is translated as MVGYLFDGSFKKQLKFQQFVRQYKEGEVVVTLEPVPVEVYCQSTAQPQPLPSIDPSGEATRKKIPLVTVIPTFPKDVQIKLDAKEPCHKVPKLRNKIIRVLYEMMAEHTLYPTNAEYIQVAKALILKYPFLRDMEGNGYHTWHMSLKRKFKAERAPLVSDSEVRKLKEKFGHKNQFKATNASASVCRKPANLTFPKEIYAGEDSTTVEAHVSVLQSEYRKMHPDMSTVKDRMARTFCWRRREIVEGMPVEDVINKYPFLRTPPGFFDEVDRIHPSTNGFYHRFKEGFASVLPNVLKIAQGRSSLAKQYTDARQDSLAEDLPGIDLRAGLILLPSVFREKTEHYITLGEGDPATPYPTIQVKDRDWKMAITGTGSCVVKVDGVEVCQCVHLDEAFATAFSMYFVFNIAYPTHLKNTLTFLQRRIVSIVENGDKPLPITVLRMINLLC